One genomic window of Gammaproteobacteria bacterium includes the following:
- a CDS encoding 23S rRNA (adenine(2030)-N(6))-methyltransferase RlmJ, producing MNYRHIYHAGNFADVFKHLLLVRLLESFKRKDKGFAYLETHAGAGAYDLQAADAGKTGEYLEGIGRLWKEPIAGVEEYLAAVRAHNPNGRLRYYPGSPGIAHSLLRPQDRMRLAECVPEECAHLQVAFADDKRVSISCADGYTALKAWLPPPERRGLVLIDPPYERSDEWERLRLALAFAVDRWPTGTFAVWYPLKVGAPVERLKSKLVAAGIRKVLVAELNVWPMDTPFRLNGCGLLIVNPPWQLDAELPALLEPLAKQLQQGPNAAAEVSWLVPE from the coding sequence ATGAACTACCGCCATATCTACCACGCCGGCAACTTCGCCGATGTCTTCAAGCACTTGTTGCTCGTGCGTTTGCTCGAATCGTTCAAGCGCAAGGACAAAGGCTTCGCCTATCTAGAAACGCATGCCGGCGCTGGTGCCTACGATCTGCAAGCGGCTGACGCCGGCAAGACCGGCGAATATCTCGAAGGCATCGGCCGCTTATGGAAGGAGCCGATCGCCGGTGTCGAGGAGTATCTCGCCGCGGTACGCGCTCACAATCCGAACGGTCGGTTGCGCTACTACCCCGGCTCGCCCGGCATCGCTCATTCCTTGTTGCGACCGCAAGATCGCATGCGCCTGGCCGAGTGCGTGCCGGAAGAATGTGCGCATCTGCAAGTCGCGTTCGCCGACGACAAGCGTGTCAGTATCAGCTGTGCCGACGGTTACACGGCGTTGAAGGCATGGCTGCCGCCGCCCGAGCGGCGCGGATTAGTGCTCATCGATCCGCCGTACGAGCGATCGGACGAGTGGGAACGTTTGCGCTTGGCGTTGGCGTTTGCCGTCGATCGTTGGCCGACCGGGACCTTTGCAGTGTGGTATCCGTTGAAAGTCGGCGCGCCGGTCGAGCGGTTAAAGTCGAAACTGGTCGCCGCCGGCATCCGCAAAGTACTGGTTGCCGAGCTCAACGTTTGGCCGATGGATACGCCGTTCCGGCTGAACGGCTGCGGATTATTGATAGTCAACCCGCCGTGGCAGCTCGATGCCGAGTTACCGGCGTTGCTGGAACCGTTGGCGAAACAACTGCAGCAAGGGCCGAATGCCGCGGCCGAGGTGAGCTGGTTGGTGCCGGAATAG
- a CDS encoding PilZ domain-containing protein has product MTTERRESPRVPVTLDVVLNHHANSVICTTRDISVGGAFIEAERDMLPHGGTVELGLSLPASRDQQYVRLPAVIQRVTDEGAAVTFGDVGRDVYFQLVDFMAPVK; this is encoded by the coding sequence ATGACCACTGAACGCCGCGAAAGCCCCCGCGTACCGGTAACATTGGATGTTGTTCTCAACCATCACGCGAACAGCGTGATTTGCACGACGCGCGACATCAGCGTCGGCGGAGCCTTCATCGAAGCCGAGCGCGATATGTTGCCGCACGGTGGTACCGTCGAGCTCGGTCTGTCGTTGCCCGCCAGCAGGGATCAACAATACGTCCGCTTGCCGGCGGTGATTCAGCGCGTGACCGATGAAGGCGCGGCTGTCACCTTCGGCGATGTCGGTCGTGATGTGTATTTCCAGCTGGTCGATTTCATGGCGCCGGTGAAGTAG
- a CDS encoding 16S rRNA (uracil(1498)-N(3))-methyltransferase, translating into MARLTEPLFYNATLTNAGDITLTDDEAHHVTVQRLRVGDAIALFDGRGLVVRGVIAAINRHEVRISAREYHRETLSVPSVELCSAVPKGDRLTTLLDMATQLGMAHFTPVRWQRSVTDPKPDSRARWQRLCLEACKQSRRLFVPAIDTTIDLTAAAKRAQETGALLVVAHPTTEAMPLHQLDIGGAERVSLFIGPEGGVTESEVKILQAHGARFVHLGPAILRIETAATAMLAWISGIKNV; encoded by the coding sequence ATGGCACGTCTCACCGAACCGTTGTTCTACAACGCCACGCTTACCAATGCCGGCGACATAACACTGACCGACGATGAAGCGCATCACGTAACGGTGCAGCGCTTGCGCGTCGGCGATGCGATCGCGTTGTTCGACGGTCGTGGGCTCGTGGTGCGCGGCGTTATCGCCGCGATTAACCGCCATGAGGTTCGCATCAGTGCGCGCGAGTATCATCGCGAGACGCTTTCTGTTCCATCGGTCGAGCTGTGCAGCGCCGTGCCCAAAGGCGATCGTCTGACCACGCTGCTCGACATGGCGACGCAACTCGGCATGGCCCACTTCACACCGGTGCGCTGGCAGCGCAGCGTGACTGATCCAAAGCCCGATAGCCGCGCACGCTGGCAACGCCTATGTCTGGAAGCCTGCAAGCAAAGCCGGCGACTATTCGTGCCAGCGATCGACACAACTATCGATCTGACAGCGGCAGCAAAACGTGCGCAGGAGACGGGAGCACTGCTGGTGGTGGCACATCCGACAACGGAAGCGATGCCGTTGCACCAACTCGATATCGGCGGCGCCGAACGCGTCTCGTTGTTTATCGGTCCCGAAGGCGGTGTGACGGAATCGGAAGTGAAGATACTGCAAGCGCACGGTGCGCGCTTCGTTCATCTCGGACCGGCAATTCTGCGGATAGAAACCGCGGCGACGGCAATGCTGGCGTGGATAAGCGGAATAAAAAACGTCTGA
- a CDS encoding class I SAM-dependent methyltransferase, giving the protein MTGAYVQPLASSPPSTAVVVSVADGGSPTSAEQLARALSVPFELTPTTSALQLLQTPTHIELRDPASGARLRVEYTAAELRRYRPGASRDLLRRAIGTHNECVVDATAGLGHDAVHLACLGYRVTAIERNAIVAMLASDGLNRARADGLLAADNPEWRTDDARLLLPMLAPPQAIYLDPMFPEKRKRSAAVRKEMHLLRALVADDDDALELLAVARACATDRVVVKRPDHAPPLAPQPTASYAGKLVRYDVYRTLEPRSR; this is encoded by the coding sequence ATGACCGGAGCTTACGTACAACCTTTAGCGAGCTCACCGCCATCGACAGCAGTGGTAGTGAGCGTCGCCGATGGCGGATCGCCCACCTCGGCGGAGCAGTTGGCGCGCGCACTCTCCGTACCATTCGAACTCACGCCGACCACATCTGCCCTGCAACTGCTACAAACACCTACACACATAGAACTGCGCGATCCGGCGAGCGGTGCGCGATTGCGCGTCGAGTACACCGCGGCAGAGCTACGACGCTACCGGCCCGGTGCCAGCCGTGACTTACTGCGACGGGCGATCGGTACTCATAACGAATGCGTCGTCGACGCGACCGCCGGCCTCGGCCACGATGCGGTACACCTTGCTTGTCTCGGTTACCGCGTCACCGCTATCGAACGTAACGCGATCGTCGCCATGCTTGCGAGTGACGGCCTCAACCGGGCGCGCGCGGACGGATTATTGGCAGCCGATAATCCTGAGTGGCGGACTGACGATGCGCGTTTGCTGTTGCCAATGCTCGCACCGCCGCAGGCGATCTATCTCGACCCGATGTTTCCGGAGAAGCGCAAACGTTCCGCGGCGGTGCGCAAGGAGATGCACTTGCTCCGCGCGCTGGTAGCGGATGATGACGACGCGCTGGAATTGCTAGCAGTCGCGCGCGCTTGCGCGACCGATCGCGTCGTCGTCAAACGTCCGGATCATGCACCGCCGTTAGCGCCGCAGCCGACGGCATCGTATGCCGGCAAGCTCGTGCGCTACGATGTTTATCGAACCCTTGAACCGCGAAGTCGTTAA
- a CDS encoding DUF3052 family protein, translating to MAGYSGTPLSKKLGIKSGIKLYVANAPRDYSQWLAPLPDEVAIVSRVSSDLDLIHLFTREKSELASALPKYKDKIKQNGAIWVSWPKKASKVATDITEDVIREVALPLGLVDIKVCAVDAVWSGLKLVIRKENRR from the coding sequence ATGGCAGGTTATTCGGGCACGCCGTTATCAAAAAAACTCGGTATCAAGTCGGGTATCAAGTTATACGTTGCGAATGCGCCGCGCGATTACTCGCAATGGCTGGCGCCGTTGCCCGATGAGGTTGCGATCGTCAGCCGAGTGTCGAGCGATCTCGACTTGATTCATCTTTTTACTCGCGAAAAGAGCGAGCTTGCGAGCGCGCTACCAAAGTATAAAGACAAAATAAAACAGAACGGCGCTATCTGGGTATCGTGGCCGAAGAAGGCGTCGAAGGTAGCGACCGACATTACCGAAGACGTTATTCGCGAAGTCGCCTTACCGCTCGGCTTGGTCGACATCAAGGTATGTGCGGTGGATGCGGTTTGGTCAGGGCTCAAATTGGTCATACGCAAAGAGAATCGACGCTAA
- a CDS encoding NUDIX hydrolase: MGHCFRCGGLLERRMLDGRARLACISAGCDYVHWENPTPVIAGLVELDGNVVLARNKHWPSGVMSVITGFLEQDETPEQAAVREVEEELGLASESNTFAGYYSFFEKNQLIFAFSIKARGRIQLGEELAEYKLVPKGELKTTDFGDGVKDVKIKDWLIALFRNS; the protein is encoded by the coding sequence ATGGGTCATTGTTTTAGGTGCGGTGGCTTGCTCGAACGGCGCATGCTCGATGGCCGAGCACGCTTAGCCTGTATTTCCGCCGGTTGCGATTATGTGCATTGGGAAAACCCGACGCCGGTGATCGCGGGTTTGGTCGAGCTCGACGGTAACGTCGTGCTGGCGCGTAACAAGCACTGGCCCAGCGGCGTCATGTCCGTCATTACCGGTTTCCTAGAGCAAGACGAAACGCCGGAACAGGCGGCAGTGCGCGAAGTCGAAGAGGAGCTCGGCTTAGCGAGCGAATCGAATACGTTTGCCGGCTATTACTCGTTTTTCGAAAAGAACCAACTGATCTTCGCGTTCTCTATTAAAGCTCGTGGCCGAATTCAATTGGGCGAGGAGTTGGCGGAATATAAGTTAGTTCCAAAGGGCGAGCTCAAGACGACGGATTTCGGCGATGGTGTGAAGGACGTGAAGATTAAAGATTGGTTGATCGCGTTATTCCGAAATTCTTAA
- the hemB gene encoding porphobilinogen synthase: MMKSANIGNGGFPRIRLRRMRRDDFSRRLMREHHLHADDLIQPVFVIEGKDRAEPIASMPDIERLTLDRLLPYAEELQALGVPAIALFPVVPSSKKDNKAKEAYNPKGLVPSVVRELKKQFPALGVITDIALDPYTDHGQDGLIDDSGYVLNDETTAVLIHQALTHAEAGADVVAPSDMMDGRIGAIREAFEIAGHRHTRILAYAAKYASSFYGPFRDAVGSAANLGGGNKYSYQMDPANSDEALREVALDLDEGADMVMVKPGLPYLDIVQRVKQTFGVPTFVYQVSGEYAMVKAASQNGWLDERACVMESLLCIKRAGADAILTYFAKRVAAWLKQGN; encoded by the coding sequence ATGATGAAGTCAGCCAATATAGGTAACGGTGGTTTTCCGCGCATTCGTCTGCGACGCATGCGGCGCGACGATTTTTCGCGGCGGTTGATGCGTGAACACCACTTGCATGCCGACGATTTGATTCAGCCGGTATTCGTCATCGAGGGTAAAGATCGCGCCGAGCCGATCGCCTCCATGCCCGACATCGAGCGCCTGACGCTCGATCGATTGTTACCGTATGCCGAGGAGTTGCAGGCGCTTGGTGTACCGGCGATCGCGTTGTTCCCGGTGGTGCCGTCATCGAAGAAAGATAATAAAGCCAAGGAAGCGTACAACCCGAAAGGATTGGTGCCGTCGGTGGTGCGCGAATTGAAGAAGCAGTTTCCGGCACTCGGTGTGATCACCGACATCGCGCTCGATCCTTATACCGACCACGGCCAGGACGGATTGATCGACGATAGCGGTTACGTGCTGAACGACGAGACCACCGCCGTGTTGATTCATCAAGCGTTAACGCATGCCGAGGCCGGCGCCGATGTGGTTGCGCCGTCGGACATGATGGATGGTCGCATCGGCGCCATTCGCGAAGCCTTCGAAATTGCCGGCCATCGCCACACGCGCATCCTCGCTTACGCTGCTAAGTACGCGTCCAGTTTCTATGGCCCGTTCCGCGACGCCGTCGGCTCGGCAGCGAATCTCGGCGGTGGTAACAAATACAGCTATCAAATGGACCCCGCCAACAGCGACGAAGCGCTGCGCGAAGTTGCGCTCGATCTCGACGAAGGCGCCGACATGGTGATGGTGAAGCCGGGTCTGCCGTACCTCGATATCGTGCAGCGGGTGAAGCAGACCTTTGGCGTGCCGACGTTCGTTTATCAAGTCAGCGGCGAGTACGCGATGGTGAAAGCCGCCTCGCAGAACGGTTGGCTCGATGAGCGCGCCTGTGTCATGGAAAGCTTGCTCTGTATCAAGCGTGCCGGTGCCGATGCGATCCTGACGTACTTCGCCAAACGTGTCGCCGCTTGGTTGAAACAGGGCAATTGA
- a CDS encoding DUF1269 domain-containing protein — protein MRRRMYFLLPDVRRARGVFKQLLLARIDDRHVHVIAKDGTDLGDLPEATLLQKSDVLHGAGLGLIIGGATGAAAGVAVMLFPPSGLVMGLGVILAMSLLGATMGVWAAGMIGSSTPSTHLEAFSDEIAHGKVLMIVDVPRDRVDEISRTIRKSHPEADMRGTDPVPVPFP, from the coding sequence ATGCGTCGACGCATGTATTTTCTGCTTCCAGATGTGCGGCGGGCACGAGGCGTTTTTAAACAGCTACTGCTCGCCCGCATTGATGACCGACATGTTCACGTGATAGCCAAGGATGGTACCGACTTGGGCGATCTGCCCGAAGCTACCCTATTACAAAAAAGCGATGTGTTGCACGGCGCCGGGCTCGGCCTGATCATCGGCGGCGCTACTGGTGCCGCCGCCGGCGTGGCGGTGATGCTGTTCCCACCGTCCGGATTGGTGATGGGACTCGGCGTCATTCTCGCCATGAGTCTGCTCGGCGCCACCATGGGCGTATGGGCCGCCGGCATGATCGGTTCGAGTACGCCAAGCACCCATCTCGAAGCCTTCAGCGACGAGATCGCGCACGGCAAAGTACTGATGATCGTTGACGTACCACGCGATCGCGTGGATGAAATCTCACGCACAATCCGCAAGAGCCACCCGGAAGCCGACATGCGCGGCACAGATCCGGTGCCGGTACCGTTTCCGTAA